The following proteins are encoded in a genomic region of Pyrus communis chromosome 11, drPyrComm1.1, whole genome shotgun sequence:
- the LOC137749158 gene encoding glycerol-3-phosphate acyltransferase RAM2-like, which translates to MATTVEERSLPTFPTIDRCPSIGREKHTVMADMDGTLLRGRSSFPYFALVAFEVGGILRLLFLLLASPLIGLLYYFVSESAGIRVMVFATFAGMRVSDIESVARAVLPKFYSADLHSETWRVFSSCGKRCVLTANPRIMVEPFLKEFLGADLVLGTEIDTYRGRATGWVLNPGVLVGEAKANALTKAFGNEPSSAPDIGLGDRQTDYPFMKLCKESYVVPATPEVEAVSHDKLPKPIVFHDGRLAQKPSPLMALLIVLWIPVGFLLACLRVAAGSLLPMHVVYYAFWALGVRVYIKGTPPPSAKKSTGQTGVLFICSHRTLLDPIFLSTALGRPIPAVTYSLSRLSELISPIKTVRLTRDRVKDANQIKELLEQGDLVICPEGTTCREPFLLRFSALFAELTDELVPVAMSNRMSMFHGTTARGWKGMDPFYFFMNPSPAYEVTFLNKLPYELTCGAGKSSHDVANYIQRNIAASLSYECTTFTRKDKYRALAGNDGIVAEKSKRAAAAKKIMGC; encoded by the coding sequence ATGGCCACCACCGTAGAGGAACGTTCTCTTCCTACCTTCCCGACAATCGACCGCTGCCCGTCAATTGGTCGAGAAAAACATACCGTGATGGCGGACATGGACGGCACTTTGCTTAGAGGACGGAGCTCATTCCCTTACTTTGCCCTCGTCGCCTTCGAGGTCGGCGGCATACTAAGGCTTCTCTTTTTACTACTGGCGTCTCCACTCATTGGCCTTCTGTACTACTTTGTATCTGAGTCAGCCGGCATTCGTGTCATGGTTTTTGCCACCTTCGCCGGCATGAGAGTTTCCGACATCGAATCCGTGGCGCGTGCGGTCCTCCCCAAGTTCTATTCAGCGGACTTGCACTCTGAGACGTGGAGAGTCTTCTCTTCATGTGGGAAACGCTGCGTTTTGACCGCGAACCCCAGAATCATGGTGGAGCCGTTTTTGAAGGAGTTTTTGGGTGCTGACCTGGTTCTGGGGACTGAGATCGACACCTACAGAGGCAGAGCCACTGGGTGGGTTCTCAATCCCGGAGTCTTGGTCGGTGAAGCCAAGGCCAACGCGCTTACCAAAGCGTTTGGCAATGAGCCCTCGTCAGCACCAGATATCGGGCTCGGTGATCGGCAAACGGATTACCCATTCATGAAGCTATGCAAAGAGAGCTACGTGGTTCCTGCTACGCCGGAAGTCGAGGCGGTGAGCCACGACAAGTTGCCAAAACCGATAGTGTTTCACGACGGAAGGCTGGCTCAGAAGCCATCGCCGCTCATGGCTTTGCTCATAGTTCTTTGGATCCCGGTCGGTTTTCTTTTAGCTTGCTTGCGAGTAGCAGCCGGCTCCCTGCTTCCTATGCACGTCGTATACTACGCTTTTTGGGCGTTGGGCGTACGGGTGTATATCAAAGGGACCCCACCACCTTCCGCCAAGAAATCCACAGGCCAAACCGGAGTTCTTTTCATTTGCTCCCACCGCACTCTCCTCGACCCGATTTTTCTCTCGACCGCTCTAGGCCGGCCCATTCCGGCCGTGACCTACTCTCTCTCGCGCCTCTCGGAGCTCATCTCGCCAATTAAAACCGTCCGGCTCACCCGGGACAGGGTCAAGGACGCGAACCAGATTAAAGAGCTTTTGGAACAAGGCGACCTCGTCATATGCCCCGAGGGAACAACGTGCCGGGAACCATTTTTGCTCCGGTTTTCAGCCCTGTTCGCTGAGCTGACAGACGAGCTCGTTCCCGTAGCCATGTCAAACCGGATGAGCATGTTCCACGGGACGACGGCTCGAGGATGGAAGGGGATGGACCCGTTCTACTTCTTCATGAACCCTAGCCCGGCCTACGAAGTGACGTTTTTGAACAAGCTGCCTTACGAGCTGACTTGTGGTGCCGGGAAGTCGAGCCATGACGTGGCGAATTATATACAGAGGAACATCGCTGCGAGCTTGTCGTACGAGTGCACCACCTTCACGCGGAAGGACAAGTACCGGGCTTTGGCGGGGAACGACGGCATCGTGGCGGAAAAGTCTAAGCGCGCGGCTGCAGCTAAGAAAATTATGGGCTGCTAG